In Zingiber officinale cultivar Zhangliang chromosome 8B, Zo_v1.1, whole genome shotgun sequence, a single genomic region encodes these proteins:
- the LOC122016172 gene encoding UTP:RNA uridylyltransferase 1-like, whose product MADGRDGAALSSSSSSSSVDKATGSQGNPATSAAAPSLLDGAFLLHLLQKTPQPARASASTPQQHFDPAVAVVGPSHLFHPHETLRPPPTGYLSEFPFSPTPALLLPPGNFPPGFLRPRGGDVRAAAGSGNRQFFPFDQQRLGFSSGGVQPLVGSLQRNDFTQNHGQFLSDTIFADHTEAARRKSALQGPNGSSSVRAPPGFQRLQDRGATDLGTGSANRSVIDDRATRDHGNVQAERSNGFSHRNYSLGTTLQRPTMKIGQRRQTDQAYQQQGGKHFDAHMAEIHDHASHPLIADAQRRTISSGNSQDYMHSLERSKQQNQALSELTFGSFPPNYVEKDIEELDQDSEHETIEELTSMQKLEIEDNYSERKTPGEEGSSVSAEVKKMVAPTSISSSKDVRLDLYRGNHFSSQRMRIQKRAIQCRPNIDSMTPSFLSIFESLVPTEEEKAKQKQLFLSLENLVYKEWPDAKLHLYGSCANTFGVSKSDIDVCLAINDWGLNKSDIVLKLAEILESSNFQNVQALTRARVPIVKLMDPVTGLSCDICVNNLLAVVNTKLLKDYAQIDERLRQLAFIVKHWAKSRRVNETYQGTLSSYAYVLMCIHFLQLRRPAILPCLQAMNTTYSVTVENTKCTFFDQMEMLRDFGIGNKESIARLLWAFFHYWAYHHDYTNDVISIRTGSIISKQDKDWTRRIGNDRHLICIEDPFNISHDLGRVVDKYSIKILREEFERAADIMQYDPTPTVTLFQPYEPGSPQRQIGRS is encoded by the exons ATGGCCGACGGCCGCGACGGCGCTGCCTTATCATCCTCCTCATCCTCCTCTTCCGTCGACAAGGCCACTGGGTCTCAAGGTAACCCTGCCACCTCTGCTGCGGCCCCGTCCCTTTtggatggtgccttcctcctcCATCTCCTCCAGAAGACGCCTCAACCCGCTCGAGCATCCGCCTCTACCCCCCAGCAACACTTCGACCCCGCCGTCGCAGTCGTAGGGCCTAGCCACCTGTTCCACCCCCACGAGACCCTTCGCCCTCCTCCGACGGGCTACCTATCCGAGTTCCCTTTCTCCCCTACCCCTGCTTTATTGTTGCCTCCAGGTAATTTTCCTCCGGGGTTCCTTCGCCCGCGCGGTGGGGATGTTAGGGCTGCTGCGGGCTCCGGGAACCGCCAGTTCTTTCCTTTCGATCAACAGAGATTAGGTTTTTCTTCGGGAGGCGTCCAGCCTCTTGTTGGTTCTCTTCAAAGAAACGATTTTACTCAAAATCATGGTCAGTTTCTGAGTGATACGATTTTTGCCGATCATACGGAGGCAGCCAGGCGGAAATCGGCTCTTCAGGGCCCAAATGGTAGCAGTTCCGTGCGTGCGCCACCGGGGTTCCAGAGGTTACAAGACAGAGGCGCCACTGACCTCGGTACTGGATCTGCCAACCGGAGTGTTATTGATGACAGGGCGACAAGAGACCATGGGAATGTGCAAGCAGAGAGATCAAACGGGTTTTCTCATAGGAACTACAGCTTGGGTACGACGCTCCAGAGGCCTACAATGAAGATAGGGCAAAGGAGGCAGACGGACCAGGCATACCAGCAACAGGGAGGCAAGCATTTTGACGCTCATATGGCAGAAATCCACGATCACGCATCTCATCCACTCATAGCAGATGCTCAAAGGAGAACTATATCATCTGGAAATTCTCAAGATTATATGCATTCCCTTGAGCGAAGTAAGCAGCAGAATCAGGCACTCTCTGAGCTTACTTTTGGTAGCTTTCCACCTAATTATGTAGAAAAGGATATTGAGGAACTTGATCAGGATTCAGAGCATGAAACTATTGAAGAACTAACTAGCATGCAAAAGCTGGAGATCGAGGACAATTACTCTGAAAGAAAAACTCCAGGTGAAGAGGGATCATCGGTGTCTGCTGAAGTAAAAAAGATGGTGGCACCTACTAGCATTTCAAGTTCGAAG gATGTAAGGTTAGACTTGTACAGAGGAAATCATTTCTCAAGTCAGAGAATGAGGATTCAAAAAAGGGCAATTCAATGTCGCCCCAACATTGATTCAATGACTCCAAGTTTTCTTTCAATTTTTGAGTCTCTGGTACCGACAGAGGAAGAAAAGGCCAAACAGAAACAGTTATTCTTGTCTCTAGAGAATTTGGTGTACAAAGAATGGCCAGATGCTAAGCTGCATCTTTATGGATCATGTGCCAACACTTTTGGTGTCTCAAAAAGTGACATTGATGTTTGCCTTGCAATCAATGATTGGGGCTTGAACAAATCTGATATTGTGTTGAAGTTGGCTGAAATTCTAGAGTCCAGTAATTTTCAAAATGTCCAG GCACTAACCCGTGCTAGGGTTCCTATAGTGAAGTTGATGGATCCAGTTACTGGTCTTTCATGTGATATTTGTGTCAATAACCTTTTGGCAGTTGTTAACACCAAGCTCCTGAAAGATTACGCACAGATTGATGAAAGATTACGACAATTGGCTTTTATTGTTAAACACTGGGCTAAATCTCGTCGTGTCAATGAAACATATCAAGGGACACTTTCTAGCTACGC ATACGTTCTAATGTGCATCCACTTTCTGCAACTACGAAGACCTGCAATTCTTCCTTGTTTGCAG GCAATGAATACAACTTACAGTGTCACTGTGGAGAATACCAAATGCACCTTCTTCGATCAAATGGAAATGCTCCGCGACTTTGGCATCGGGAACAAGGAAAGCATTGCAAGATTGCTATGGGCATTCTTCCATTACTGGGCATATCATCATGATTATACGAATGATGTTATATCTATTCGCACAGGGAGCATCATCAG TAAGCAAGATAAGGACTGGACGCGGCGAATTGGAAATGACCGTCACCTGATATGCATCGAGGACCCGTTCAACATCTCACACGACCTTGGTCGGGTAGTCGACAAGTACAGCATCAAAATCCTAAGGGAAGAGTTTGAACGAGCTGCCGACATAATGCAATACGACCCAACTCCCACCGTCACCCTTTTCCAACCTTATGAACCAGGATCCCCGCAGAGACAAATCGGCAGGAGCTAG
- the LOC122017046 gene encoding UTP:RNA uridylyltransferase 1-like produces MVAPTSISSSKALTRARVPIVKLMDPVTGLSCDICVNNLLAVVNTKLLKDYAQIDERLRQLAFIVKHLAKSHRVNETYQGTLSSYAYEAISFSSLYVCVRARASYAYVLMCIPFCNYDDLQFFLVCARAHEFHQYKIYL; encoded by the exons ATGGTGGCGCCTACTAGCATTTCAAGTTCGAAG GCACTAACTCGTGCTAGGGTTCCTATAGTGAAGTTAATGGATCCAGTTACTGGTCTTTCATGTGATATTTGTGTCAATAACCTTTTGGCAGTTGTTAACACCAAGCTCCTGAAAGATTATGCACAGATTGATGAAAGATTACGACAATTGGCTTTTATTGTTAAACACTTGGCTAAATCTCATCGTGTCAATGAAACATATCAAGGGACACTTTCTAGCTACGC GTATGAAGCAATTTCATTCTCTTCCTTGTAtgtgtgtgtgcgcgcgcgcGCGAGTTACGC GTACGTGCTAATGTGCATCCCTTTCTGTAACTACGATGACCTGCAATTCTTCCTTGTTTGCGCGCGCGCGCACGAATTTCACCAATACAAAATATATCTTTGA
- the LOC122014115 gene encoding uncharacterized protein LOC122014115 — MASSSSPINSIFNVFQFHKVDRNIYDKLIDHGTEPGVARNVVALFIWLDTIGLDVLSYLDVHASNSFAFFRLVAEAESVLDCLRCDAPPRDSTLAIPVIASLSDQPIDLGFFYFNRHDAAKRIAGVLDGAGRVFFDDTLYSSFLRYEAACRRKAAPLPEELARTYELGATATTSEDQRSLFLTFSKGFPLTKEEIEAYFREKWGDCVEKVAVQRPAAGSPVGPLYGKVVFTRDGYAGLVLNDTKVYKFAINGKQVWARQFELKRSRN, encoded by the exons atggcttcttcttcttcgcccaTTAACTCTATCTTCAACGTCTTCCAGTTCCACAAGGTCGACCGGAACATCTACGACAAGCTGATCGACCATGGCACCGAGCCCGGCGTCGCCCGCAACGTCGTCGCCCTGTTCATATGGCTCGACACCATCGGCCTCGACGTCCTCTCCTACCTCGACGTCCACGCCAGCAACTCCTTCGCCTTCTTCCGCCTCGTGGCCGAGGCAGAGTCCGTGCTCGACTGCCTCCGCTGCGACGCCCCTCCGCGGGACTCCACCCTCGCCATCCCCGTCATCGCCTCTCTCTCCGACCAGCCCATCGACCTCGGCTTCTTCTATTTCAACCGCCACGACGCCGCCAAGCGCATAGCAGGAGTCCTGGACGGCGCCGGCAGGGTCTTCTTCGACGACACTCTCTACTCGTCCTTCCTCCGGTACGAGGCGGCCTGTCGGCGGAAAGCCGCGCCGCTGCCGGAGGAGCTGGCGAGGACATACGAGCTCGGCGCCACGGCTACGACATCGGAGGACCAGCGCTCCCTGTTCCTCACTTTTTCAAAAGGATTTCCATTAACAAAGGAGGAGATCGAAGCATACTTCAGAGA GAAGTGGGGGGATTGCGTAGAGAAAGTGGCGGTGCAGAGGCCGGCGGCGGGGTCGCCGGTCGGACCGCTGTATGGGAAGGTGGTGTTCACACGAGACGGCTACGCCGGGCTGGTGCTCAACGATACAAAGGTGTACAAGTTCGCCATCAACGGCAAACAAGTGTGGGCCCGCCAGTTTGAGCTGAAAAGGAGCAggaactaa